The Erythrobacter sp. genome segment ATGGCGAACGCACCGCTGCGGACGGAGCGGAGGCGCGGCTGGTTTCGCAATACCGCTTCGCCGAAAGCTGGGCGATGTGGGAAATGCATCCCGAAGGCGCGGAAGTCGTCATCTGCACCGACGGCGCAATCACGTTGATACAGGACATCGATGGCGATCAGCAGTCCATTCGCCTGACGCGCGGCGAATATGCGATCAATCCGCCAGGAGTCTGGCACACGGCAGATGTCGATACCGAGGCGGAAGCGTTGTTCATCACTGCCGGCCTCGGCACCCAGCATCGGCCACGAACCTGATCCCTGTCCCGCCCGCAAGTAAAGCGCAGGTGAACGCCGAGCGCTGCGCGCGACAATATGCGACACTTTTGCCCGATCCCGGCATATCCGTGCGACATGTGACCCGTAGAAGCTGGAACATAGAGCAGCGGGGTGCCGATCCTCCTCCCTCCCCCCTTCAAGGCGGTGCCTCGTTGCTCTACCCTTCTACTCCCGTGGAGAGTGACACATGAAAAAGACCCTGATCCTTGCCCTTGCAGCCACCAGCCTGACCGCTGGCGGCATCGCCTATGCGCAAGAGGCGCAGCGCGGCGGTGACGTTACCCGTTCCGCAGCCGAAACCCGTGCCGCAACACAATTTGCCCGGATGGATGCCAATTCGGATGGCGTGATCAATACCGCCGACCGCGAAGCCCGGATGCGCGCCCGTTTCGACGCACAGGATGCTGATGGCAACGGCCAGCTGAGCTTCGAGGAAATGCAGGCATCCCGCGAGGCTCGCGGTGAAGCGCGTGAAGAGCGGCGTGCTGAGCGCGGCACCGAAGGCCGTGGCGGCCACCGCATGGGCCGACGCGGAATGCGCGGTGGCGGCGAAATGCGCGGCATGATGATGCAGCGCGCCGATACTGACGGTGACGGCGCGATCAGCCAGGCCGAATTCACTGCCGCTGCGCTTACCCGCTTCGACCGCATGGATGCCGATAGCGACGGGACTGTCACCGCTGAAGAGCGGCAGGCCCAGCGCGGCGAACGCCGGGGCCGCCGTGGTGGCCAGCCCGCCGAGTGAGCGAAGAACCGATCAAACTGCTGCTGGTGGATGACGAAGCCAGTCTGCGCGAACCCCTGGCCGAATACCTCTCGCGCCAGGGGTTTGCCGTGCGGCAGGCGAGCGATGCCGCCAAGGCACGTGCCGCGCTTGTTGAAGATACGCCGCAGCTGGTGCTGCTCGACATCATGATGCCGGGCGAGGACGGCCTCTCGCTCTGCCGCCATCTGACCGAATCGAAGAATCTCCCGGTCATTTTCCTCACGGCCCGGGACGAAGCGACCGACCGGATCGTCGGGCTGGAAATCGGTGCCGACGATTACGTGGTCAAACCGTTCGAACCGCGCGAGCTGGTGGCGCGCATCCGCTCGGTCCTGCGCCGCGCGGGCAAGAACGGCGCGACAGCCGCGCCTGAAACCGAAGCGCATTACCAGTTCGATGGCTGGCAGCTCGATCCGCTCAAGCGCCGCCTGACCGATCCCGAAGGCACGGTGGTGCCGATCTCGACCGCCGAATTCC includes the following:
- a CDS encoding cupin domain-containing protein, with the protein product MDWYERYGERTAADGAEARLVSQYRFAESWAMWEMHPEGAEVVICTDGAITLIQDIDGDQQSIRLTRGEYAINPPGVWHTADVDTEAEALFITAGLGTQHRPRT
- a CDS encoding EF-hand domain-containing protein, with protein sequence MKKTLILALAATSLTAGGIAYAQEAQRGGDVTRSAAETRAATQFARMDANSDGVINTADREARMRARFDAQDADGNGQLSFEEMQASREARGEAREERRAERGTEGRGGHRMGRRGMRGGGEMRGMMMQRADTDGDGAISQAEFTAAALTRFDRMDADSDGTVTAEERQAQRGERRGRRGGQPAE
- a CDS encoding response regulator; the encoded protein is MSEEPIKLLLVDDEASLREPLAEYLSRQGFAVRQASDAAKARAALVEDTPQLVLLDIMMPGEDGLSLCRHLTESKNLPVIFLTARDEATDRIVGLEIGADDYVVKPFEPRELVARIRSVLRRAGKNGATAAPETEAHYQFDGWQLDPLKRRLTDPEGTVVPISTAEFRLLVAFLDHPRQVLDRDRLLDMVQGREAHLFDRAVDNQVSRLRRKIEVDSRDPKLIQTVWGGGYRLACEVRRFVPQAD